One Actinomycetes bacterium genomic region harbors:
- a CDS encoding C45 family peptidase — translation MAAPMIRYSESPFPLTFYAIAEPQPGSRWQTLFSLTWPGYRSWYLRYGEAARPSYATCQRLLRRHMAELVPTWERLVDLAGGDELAARMLTLYNPPPYLAGCSQAVLVRGTPTLVRNYDYAPSLLERVVYGSAFTGRRVIGMSDCLWGLVDGMNDAGLAVSLAFGGRRVVGDGFGIPLVLRYLLEVCETAADARRILQRLPVHMAYNVTVVDRDGGFFTAFLGPDREPGFTRWPVATNHQERVDWPEQARATRSRERQQVLLDLLGDESVDAERLADALLRPPFYSTAYALGFGTLYTAVYHPAERTVEYRWPGSVWRHSLDTFASGEHDAMLGLPGGLT, via the coding sequence ATGGCTGCGCCCATGATCCGCTACTCCGAATCCCCCTTCCCGCTTACCTTCTACGCGATCGCTGAGCCCCAGCCCGGTTCGCGCTGGCAGACGCTCTTCTCCCTCACCTGGCCGGGCTACCGCAGTTGGTATCTTCGCTATGGCGAGGCGGCGCGCCCGAGCTACGCGACATGCCAGCGGCTGCTGCGCCGGCACATGGCCGAGCTCGTCCCCACCTGGGAGCGGCTGGTCGACCTTGCGGGCGGCGACGAGCTCGCGGCTCGCATGCTGACGCTCTACAACCCTCCGCCGTATCTGGCCGGCTGCTCGCAGGCGGTCCTTGTACGTGGGACCCCAACACTCGTGCGCAACTACGACTATGCGCCCTCGCTGCTGGAACGCGTGGTGTACGGAAGCGCCTTCACCGGCCGGCGCGTGATCGGGATGAGCGACTGCCTATGGGGTCTGGTGGACGGCATGAACGACGCGGGCCTCGCAGTCTCGCTCGCATTCGGCGGGCGCCGCGTGGTGGGCGACGGCTTCGGTATCCCGCTCGTCCTGCGCTACCTCCTCGAAGTCTGCGAAACCGCGGCCGACGCCCGCCGCATCCTGCAGCGGCTGCCGGTCCATATGGCGTACAACGTCACCGTCGTCGACCGGGACGGTGGCTTCTTCACCGCGTTTCTCGGCCCGGATCGCGAGCCGGGCTTCACCCGATGGCCCGTCGCGACCAACCACCAGGAGCGGGTCGATTGGCCGGAGCAGGCGCGAGCGACGCGCAGCCGCGAGCGGCAGCAGGTGCTCCTCGACCTGCTGGGTGACGAGTCGGTGGACGCCGAGCGGTTGGCGGATGCCCTTCTCCGGCCGCCGTTCTATTCGACCGCCTACGCGCTTGGCTTCGGGACGCTCTATACCGCTGTCTACCACCCGGCGGAGCGGACGGTCGAGTACCGATGGCCCGGCTCCGTCTGGCGGCACTCGCTTGACACGTTTGCGAGCGGTGAGCATGACGCGATGCTGGGACTGCCCGGCGGCCTGACCTGA
- a CDS encoding amidase: MDIWELSAVDLAAALRRRELSAGLALEAVLQRANQIERSVNPFSLRLDDRARRAAAAADAALARGEGGPLCGVPVTTKDSHWMAGVECTSASRARIGVVPAETVAAIERLEAAGAVIFARTTTPEFCYFGVTESALFGRTSNPWNLERTAGGSSGGGGAAVAAGVGPLSLGGDGGGSIRIPAAFCGIVGFKPTFGLVPHEPSSPGWKTLIAVGPMARSVADTRFMLRAIVGPDPRDRHSTPPGPLDIPAPKPRALHVIASEDLGFAPLDDDVRRTFRAAVARLADAGVSIISDSPRLGSSVHVWSTIATAEARYSEAEEYERNRDLLSPAAVEFIAAGEQVTATQYIQAQFARERIHRAYVDLFARTGAAVLLTPTVGCEAFPHGRHHPDKIGGIPIAYPNLDWAPFLYDANLAGLPTCAIPIGLGDDGLPVSMQVLGPRRDDGRVLAAAETIEALIGFTARPPVDPPPPSATRHVATSPTAKSRRPR; this comes from the coding sequence TTGGACATCTGGGAGCTCTCGGCTGTCGACCTCGCGGCAGCGCTACGCCGACGGGAGCTGTCCGCCGGTCTGGCGCTGGAGGCCGTGCTGCAGCGGGCCAACCAGATCGAACGCAGTGTCAACCCGTTCTCGCTCCGGCTGGACGACCGGGCACGCCGAGCGGCCGCGGCGGCCGACGCGGCGCTCGCACGCGGCGAGGGCGGGCCGCTGTGCGGGGTCCCGGTGACGACCAAAGACTCCCACTGGATGGCTGGGGTTGAATGCACCTCAGCGTCCCGGGCGCGCATCGGAGTTGTGCCTGCCGAGACGGTCGCGGCAATCGAGCGTCTAGAGGCCGCGGGGGCGGTGATCTTCGCCAGGACCACGACCCCCGAGTTCTGCTACTTCGGCGTCACCGAGTCGGCCCTGTTTGGCCGCACGTCGAACCCGTGGAACCTCGAGCGGACGGCAGGCGGCTCCTCGGGTGGTGGCGGCGCGGCTGTGGCCGCCGGCGTCGGGCCGCTGTCATTGGGTGGTGACGGCGGCGGATCGATCCGCATCCCGGCGGCGTTCTGCGGGATCGTCGGCTTCAAGCCCACGTTCGGCCTCGTCCCGCACGAGCCATCGTCGCCAGGCTGGAAGACCCTCATCGCCGTCGGGCCGATGGCCCGCTCGGTAGCCGACACCCGCTTCATGCTGCGCGCGATCGTCGGCCCGGATCCGCGTGACCGGCACAGCACGCCCCCCGGACCGCTCGACATCCCTGCCCCCAAACCGCGCGCGCTGCACGTCATCGCCTCCGAGGACCTCGGCTTCGCACCGCTCGACGACGACGTGCGCCGCACCTTCCGCGCGGCCGTCGCCCGACTCGCCGACGCCGGCGTGTCGATCATCTCCGACTCGCCGAGGCTCGGGTCGTCGGTCCACGTCTGGAGCACGATCGCCACCGCCGAGGCCAGGTACTCGGAGGCAGAGGAGTACGAGCGCAACCGCGACCTGCTCAGCCCGGCGGCGGTGGAATTCATCGCCGCCGGCGAGCAGGTCACCGCCACGCAGTACATCCAGGCGCAGTTCGCGCGCGAGCGCATCCACCGCGCCTACGTCGACCTGTTCGCCCGCACCGGCGCGGCCGTGCTCCTCACGCCAACGGTGGGCTGCGAGGCCTTCCCGCACGGCAGGCACCACCCAGACAAGATCGGCGGGATCCCGATCGCGTACCCGAACCTCGACTGGGCGCCGTTCCTGTACGACGCCAATCTCGCCGGCCTGCCCACGTGCGCCATCCCCATCGGGCTGGGCGACGACGGCCTGCCGGTCTCAATGCAGGTGCTCGGGCCGCGTCGGGACGACGGCCGCGTCCTGGCCGCGGCCGAGACCATCGAGGCGCTGATCGGCTTCACCGCCCGCCCACCGGTCGACCCCCCACCGCCGTCAGCCACCCGCCACGTCGCCACCAGCCCCACCGCCAAGTCGAGGAGGCCGCGATGA
- a CDS encoding saccharopine dehydrogenase NADP-binding domain-containing protein, whose product MRVVVLGGTGAMGRWTVRDLTESDGVDEVIVAGRDGARASETAGWAAARAGAIGSAHVSAMVVDARDPGALRRALARADVVCNCMHYAFNLPVMEACVDTGTHYVDLGGLFHTTGPQLALHDRFAAAGVTAVIGMGGSPGTTNLMAAHAARDLASVHEVHVRVGMAGFAPWTQPLPVPFAIDTLLDEFSVPAVTYVDGGWTEVPAMSGLEEVDFPAPVGRLALGHALHSEVATLPLYFAERGVRTVSFKIGFPAEFMIRMRLLTGLGLARTEPLEVDQQPVVPRMVLRRCIEATTSSPAAEAGPGDAEAILVRLTGQDRDERPVEVLAECVICPHAAWKAGAGQLDTGVPPSIVAQFLAWGVIDRRGVFAPEEVVPPKPYFEELASRFMEVDLITRTHATDDRADDRSNKAWRTKSRPERKLTVSAPASLVGHSRQATTEAAPVHGTEVL is encoded by the coding sequence ATGCGGGTGGTCGTGCTCGGCGGGACCGGGGCCATGGGCCGCTGGACGGTCCGCGACCTCACCGAGTCCGACGGCGTGGACGAAGTCATCGTGGCCGGGCGCGACGGTGCGCGCGCAAGCGAGACGGCCGGCTGGGCAGCGGCCCGGGCCGGCGCGATCGGCTCGGCGCACGTCTCGGCCATGGTCGTGGACGCTCGTGACCCGGGCGCCCTACGCCGGGCCCTCGCGCGGGCCGACGTGGTGTGCAACTGCATGCACTACGCCTTCAACCTGCCGGTGATGGAGGCCTGCGTGGACACCGGCACCCACTACGTGGACCTCGGTGGCCTGTTCCACACCACCGGCCCGCAGCTCGCGTTGCACGACCGGTTCGCCGCGGCCGGGGTCACGGCCGTGATCGGCATGGGGGGGAGTCCCGGCACCACCAACCTCATGGCCGCGCATGCCGCTCGCGACCTGGCGAGCGTCCATGAGGTGCACGTCCGGGTCGGCATGGCTGGGTTTGCCCCCTGGACCCAGCCGCTACCGGTCCCCTTCGCGATCGACACCCTGCTGGACGAATTCAGCGTGCCGGCGGTGACTTACGTGGATGGCGGCTGGACCGAGGTGCCGGCGATGAGCGGGCTTGAGGAGGTCGACTTCCCGGCCCCTGTCGGCCGCCTCGCGCTCGGCCATGCCCTCCACTCGGAGGTGGCCACGCTGCCGCTCTACTTCGCCGAACGGGGCGTGCGGACGGTCAGCTTCAAGATCGGGTTCCCGGCCGAGTTCATGATCCGCATGCGCCTGCTGACCGGGCTTGGTCTGGCCAGGACCGAGCCTCTCGAGGTCGACCAGCAGCCGGTCGTGCCCCGGATGGTGCTCCGTCGCTGCATCGAGGCGACAACCTCGAGCCCGGCTGCCGAGGCCGGGCCCGGCGACGCCGAGGCCATCTTGGTCCGGCTGACCGGCCAGGACCGCGACGAGCGCCCCGTTGAGGTGCTGGCTGAGTGCGTCATCTGCCCCCACGCAGCGTGGAAGGCGGGAGCCGGGCAGCTCGACACCGGCGTCCCGCCGAGCATCGTGGCGCAGTTCCTGGCATGGGGCGTGATCGACCGGCGCGGCGTCTTCGCCCCCGAGGAGGTCGTGCCGCCGAAGCCGTACTTCGAGGAGCTGGCCAGCCGTTTCATGGAGGTCGACCTGATCACCCGAACGCACGCCACCGACGATCGGGCGGACGACCGGTCGAACAAGGCTTGGAGGACAAAATCTCGACCCGAGCGCAAGCTCACCGTGTCCGCACCCGCATCGCTCGTGGGACACTCGCGGCAGGCCACGACTGAAGCGGCACCTGTCCACGGGACGGAGGTGCTGTGA
- a CDS encoding biotin carboxylase: MTGTAMKLRGVSELRSFFRTNQTPIYFVSPTAFNLLGIDRWVRNFYYITYFDSFEGSHPRVFVPEEREAPDFRSMEDICNYLLSHREVIDWVHSHGPGGKAVFVMFDEETEALATAAGLQIAHPPAALRHHIDSKIVTTQLGNEAGVPSVPNILGHARTYDELRELTAQAGLGDDLVVQMPYGDSGKTTFFISSRADWEKCAAKDPLHEQELKVMRRIDNRAIAVEAVLTRHGTLVGPLMNDITGHAELTPYPGGWAGNDYPATLTDDQKEHARQLTRQLGERLTGEGFRGFFEVDYLVDLDSGELYLGELNPRISGISSMTNVTAGAYADMPLFLFHLLEYLDVDYEVDIDEINERWSRETSVDVWSQIIIKETDDRLELLTLTPRTGIYSIDDHGSVSFRRWGNDWHSILDESEAFYLRILAPGDCRYRGGDLGALVTRGRLQGDDNRLTERCRQWISGIKAQFAGTPLTAQEPVPPPGPLAFKMA; encoded by the coding sequence ATGACAGGGACAGCCATGAAGCTACGGGGCGTCTCCGAGCTACGGTCGTTCTTCCGCACCAACCAGACGCCCATCTACTTCGTCTCGCCGACGGCGTTCAACCTGCTCGGCATCGACCGCTGGGTCCGCAACTTCTACTACATCACCTACTTCGACTCCTTCGAGGGCAGCCATCCGCGGGTCTTCGTGCCGGAGGAGCGGGAAGCGCCCGACTTCCGCTCCATGGAGGACATCTGCAACTACCTGCTCAGCCACCGTGAAGTGATCGACTGGGTCCACTCGCACGGCCCCGGCGGCAAGGCGGTGTTCGTCATGTTCGACGAAGAGACCGAGGCGCTCGCCACCGCAGCCGGCCTCCAGATCGCCCACCCCCCGGCGGCGCTCCGCCACCACATCGACTCGAAAATCGTCACGACCCAGCTGGGCAACGAGGCGGGCGTCCCCAGCGTGCCGAACATTCTCGGTCACGCTCGCACCTACGACGAGCTGCGGGAGCTGACGGCGCAGGCCGGGCTCGGTGACGACCTCGTCGTGCAGATGCCCTACGGTGACTCCGGCAAGACGACGTTCTTCATCTCCAGCCGTGCAGACTGGGAGAAGTGCGCCGCCAAGGACCCGCTCCACGAGCAGGAGCTCAAGGTCATGCGGCGGATCGACAACCGGGCGATCGCAGTCGAGGCGGTGCTCACCCGCCACGGGACGCTCGTCGGCCCGCTCATGAACGACATCACCGGCCACGCCGAACTCACGCCCTACCCCGGCGGGTGGGCCGGCAACGACTATCCCGCCACGCTGACCGACGACCAGAAGGAACACGCCCGCCAGCTCACCCGGCAGCTCGGCGAGCGGCTGACCGGCGAGGGCTTCCGAGGGTTCTTCGAGGTCGACTACCTCGTCGACCTCGACAGCGGCGAGCTGTACCTCGGCGAGCTCAACCCACGGATCAGCGGCATCAGCTCCATGACCAACGTGACCGCGGGCGCCTACGCCGACATGCCGCTCTTCCTCTTCCACCTACTCGAGTACCTCGACGTCGACTACGAGGTCGACATCGACGAGATCAACGAGCGGTGGTCGCGAGAGACCAGCGTCGACGTCTGGAGTCAGATCATCATCAAGGAGACCGACGACCGGCTTGAGCTGCTCACGCTTACGCCCCGGACTGGGATCTACAGCATCGACGACCATGGGAGCGTGAGCTTCCGCCGCTGGGGTAACGACTGGCACAGCATCCTGGACGAATCCGAGGCGTTCTACCTGAGGATCCTGGCTCCTGGCGACTGCCGCTACCGCGGCGGCGACCTCGGCGCGCTCGTCACCCGCGGGCGGCTGCAGGGCGACGACAACCGACTGACCGAGCGCTGCAGGCAGTGGATCTCCGGTATCAAGGCGCAGTTCGCCGGCACCCCGCTGACCGCGCAGGAGCCCGTCCCTCCACCCGGTCCACTCGCCTTCAAGATGGCCTGA
- the gabT gene encoding 4-aminobutyrate--2-oxoglutarate transaminase: MSSHSHGGPSLPQERRLVTTIPGPRSQQLLARRTATVARGVASTLPVFITRAGGGVLVDVDGNSLIDFGSGIAVVNVGNAAERVVAGVREQVGEFTHTCFMITPYEGYVAVCEELARLTPGDHEKRSALFNSGAEAVENTVKIARAHTRRPAVVVFDHAYHGRTNLTMALTAKNMPYKHAFGPFAPEIYRMPMAYPFRWPTGPERCGEEAATEVVSLIDKQVGAENVACVVIEPIQGEGGFVVPGEGFLPRLADYCRINGIVFVADEIQTGFARTGAWFACEHEGVVPDLIATAKGIAGGLPLSAVTGQAEIMDSVHLGGLGGTFGGNPVACAAALGAIRTIEEQDLVGAARQIGDTLLPRLRELQQRFPVIGDVRGRGAMVAVELVKPGTKEPDPEATQTVAKECHAEGLVVLTCGTYGNVLRLLPPLVIPGHLLHEGLTILEKAFADLGRPAPQAPSTVVETPA; encoded by the coding sequence ATGAGCAGCCACAGCCACGGCGGGCCGTCGCTGCCGCAGGAGCGGCGGCTGGTGACCACGATCCCCGGTCCGCGCTCACAACAGCTGCTCGCGCGCCGCACCGCGACCGTCGCCCGCGGCGTCGCCAGCACGCTTCCGGTCTTCATCACGCGCGCGGGCGGGGGTGTCCTCGTCGACGTCGACGGCAACTCCCTGATCGACTTCGGGTCCGGCATCGCCGTCGTCAACGTCGGCAACGCGGCCGAGCGTGTGGTCGCAGGCGTGCGGGAGCAGGTCGGTGAGTTCACGCACACCTGCTTCATGATCACACCGTACGAGGGCTACGTCGCGGTCTGCGAGGAGCTGGCGCGCCTGACCCCGGGCGACCACGAGAAGCGGTCGGCGCTGTTCAACTCCGGCGCGGAGGCGGTCGAGAACACCGTCAAGATCGCCCGCGCCCACACCCGGCGGCCGGCCGTCGTGGTGTTTGACCACGCCTACCACGGGCGCACCAACCTGACGATGGCGCTGACGGCGAAGAACATGCCGTACAAGCACGCCTTCGGACCGTTCGCACCCGAGATCTACCGGATGCCGATGGCCTACCCGTTCCGCTGGCCGACCGGCCCGGAGCGCTGCGGCGAGGAGGCGGCCACCGAGGTCGTGTCGCTGATCGACAAGCAGGTCGGCGCCGAGAACGTCGCCTGCGTCGTCATCGAGCCGATCCAGGGCGAGGGCGGCTTCGTCGTTCCTGGCGAGGGCTTCTTGCCCCGGCTCGCCGACTACTGCCGGATCAACGGGATCGTCTTCGTTGCCGATGAGATCCAGACCGGCTTCGCCCGCACCGGCGCCTGGTTCGCGTGCGAGCACGAAGGGGTGGTCCCCGACCTCATCGCGACGGCGAAGGGCATCGCGGGCGGCCTCCCGCTCTCGGCGGTGACCGGCCAGGCGGAGATCATGGACAGCGTGCACCTCGGCGGCCTGGGAGGAACGTTCGGCGGCAACCCGGTCGCCTGTGCGGCCGCGCTCGGCGCGATCCGCACCATCGAGGAGCAGGACCTCGTCGGCGCGGCCCGCCAGATCGGCGACACCCTGCTGCCACGGCTGCGGGAGCTGCAACAACGCTTCCCCGTGATCGGCGACGTGCGCGGCCGTGGCGCGATGGTGGCCGTCGAGCTGGTCAAGCCGGGCACCAAGGAGCCCGACCCGGAGGCGACGCAGACGGTCGCGAAGGAATGTCACGCCGAGGGGCTCGTCGTGCTGACCTGCGGCACGTACGGCAACGTCCTACGGCTCCTACCCCCGCTGGTCATTCCCGGCCACCTGCTCCACGAGGGACTGACCATCCTGGAGAAGGCGTTTGCGGACCTCGGCCGCCCGGCGCCGCAAGCGCCGAGTACGGTGGTCGAGACCCCAGCGTAG
- a CDS encoding GntR family transcriptional regulator — protein MTAEIRRSILDGSLPPGEPFSIVDLCRKLQVSHIPVREALRRLEGYGVLQLRPGRSAVVAPIDADDLRSMYRLRKLIEVDLAGRACTLLDDQDIEQLESTLDAYTFEPSNTDRVLDEHREFHLGLLRPAASSWDVRVLELLWHAGARYARLAFSDSFLDPKAGARQAQAHRALVKAVRLRSPARLRKELREHLEVNEVMLLKGIERIAPSGDGLRPVARRA, from the coding sequence GTGACCGCGGAGATCAGACGGTCGATCCTTGACGGCTCGCTCCCTCCCGGCGAGCCGTTCTCGATCGTCGACCTGTGTAGGAAGCTGCAGGTCAGCCACATTCCCGTACGCGAGGCGCTGCGCCGCCTCGAGGGCTACGGCGTGCTCCAGTTACGACCTGGGCGCAGTGCGGTGGTGGCCCCGATCGACGCCGATGACCTTCGAAGCATGTACCGACTCCGCAAGCTGATCGAGGTGGACCTGGCTGGCCGCGCCTGCACACTCCTCGACGACCAGGACATCGAACAGCTGGAGTCGACCCTCGACGCCTACACGTTCGAGCCGTCAAACACTGACCGGGTCTTGGACGAGCATCGCGAGTTCCACCTCGGCCTGCTACGTCCAGCCGCCTCGAGCTGGGACGTCCGGGTGCTCGAACTCCTCTGGCATGCCGGCGCGCGCTACGCTCGGCTCGCGTTCTCCGACTCGTTTCTCGATCCGAAGGCGGGGGCGCGGCAGGCGCAGGCGCATCGGGCGCTCGTCAAGGCGGTGCGGTTGCGATCTCCCGCGCGGCTTCGGAAGGAACTGCGAGAGCACCTGGAGGTAAACGAGGTGATGCTCCTGAAGGGCATCGAGCGCATAGCGCCGTCTGGCGACGGGCTGCGGCCTGTTGCTCGGCGTGCGTGA
- a CDS encoding aldehyde dehydrogenase family protein — protein sequence MSIATNEQAVIDAVKPQLYVGGRWRDAGKGGTFMVEDPSTGEPLCEVADADVGDASAALDAAVAAQASWAAHPPRERGEILRRAFGQLTARSDELALLMTLEMGKPLAESRAEIAYAAEFFRWFAEEAVRIEGQYAVTPAGKGRMLTMRQPVGPCLLITPWNFPMAMGTRKIGPAVAAGCTMVVKPANQTPLSMLALAQILEEA from the coding sequence ATGAGCATCGCAACCAACGAGCAGGCCGTGATCGACGCCGTCAAGCCGCAGCTCTACGTCGGCGGGCGGTGGCGGGACGCCGGCAAGGGCGGCACCTTCATGGTGGAGGACCCGTCCACCGGCGAGCCGCTGTGCGAGGTCGCCGACGCCGACGTCGGCGACGCCTCGGCCGCGCTGGACGCGGCCGTCGCCGCCCAGGCTTCCTGGGCCGCCCACCCGCCCCGCGAGCGGGGCGAGATCCTGCGCCGTGCCTTCGGGCAGCTCACCGCCCGCAGTGACGAGCTGGCCCTGCTCATGACGCTGGAGATGGGCAAGCCGCTGGCCGAGTCCCGCGCCGAGATCGCCTATGCGGCCGAGTTCTTCCGCTGGTTCGCCGAGGAGGCGGTCCGCATCGAGGGCCAGTACGCGGTCACCCCGGCCGGCAAGGGCCGCATGCTCACCATGCGCCAGCCGGTCGGGCCCTGCCTGCTGATCACGCCGTGGAACTTCCCCATGGCCATGGGCACGCGCAAGATCGGCCCGGCGGTCGCGGCCGGCTGCACCATGGTGGTCAAGCCGGCCAACCAGACCCCGCTGTCGATGCTGGCCCTGGCCCAGATCCTCGAGGAGGCG